A region from the Geobacillus vulcani PSS1 genome encodes:
- a CDS encoding glycoside hydrolase family 32 protein translates to MKSEREQKLIEQAYAEIEKYETVVNRDRYRLRYHLMPPVGLMNDPNGLIDWNGTYHVFYQWMPFRTGHGAKFWGHYTSPDLVHWQAAPIALAPSEWYDKDGCYSGSAISCDGKLVLFYTGNVKDEQGNRQTYQCMAVSEDGFHFTKKGVVITLPDGYTAHFRDPKVWRKDDQWYMIVGAQSESGDGKAVLFRSTDLCHWEHLGPIAGGNSNGLGPFGYMWECPDLFSLDGQDVLIVCPQGLKPDGMRYQNVYQSGYFVGRLDYEQTEFLHGPFEELDRGFEFYAPQTMLDRHGRRILIGWMGVPDQDEDRQPTVRHRWVHALTLPRELRLVDGKLRQTPVRELKQLRKQKVAYRNVAVVNELRSWPGIEGDAIELRLDNIELFGSMLEIHLRHAARLVYNGDEGVLTLERKSFVNGLTEKRQCRLPRLRSLHLFLDTSSLELFVNDGEEMFTARFFPHPDDRTILFGAHGHLHMDIEKWEL, encoded by the coding sequence ATGAAATCCGAACGCGAACAGAAACTTATTGAACAAGCATACGCTGAAATTGAAAAATATGAGACTGTTGTCAATCGTGACCGGTATCGGCTTCGCTACCATCTCATGCCTCCGGTCGGGCTGATGAACGACCCGAACGGGCTGATCGACTGGAACGGAACATATCACGTCTTCTACCAATGGATGCCGTTTCGCACCGGCCATGGGGCCAAGTTCTGGGGGCATTATACATCCCCAGACTTGGTTCATTGGCAAGCAGCACCGATCGCTCTAGCGCCAAGCGAATGGTATGACAAAGATGGCTGTTATTCTGGCAGTGCGATTAGTTGCGATGGAAAGCTCGTGTTGTTTTACACCGGCAATGTGAAAGATGAACAAGGAAACCGCCAGACATACCAATGCATGGCTGTATCCGAAGATGGGTTTCATTTTACAAAAAAGGGGGTCGTCATCACGCTCCCGGACGGCTACACTGCCCATTTCCGCGACCCGAAAGTATGGCGAAAAGACGACCAATGGTATATGATTGTCGGGGCGCAAAGCGAAAGCGGCGATGGAAAGGCAGTGCTGTTTCGTTCCACTGATCTTTGTCATTGGGAGCATCTTGGCCCGATTGCTGGCGGAAATTCGAACGGGCTCGGCCCGTTTGGCTACATGTGGGAATGCCCAGACTTGTTTTCATTAGATGGCCAAGACGTGCTCATCGTCTGCCCACAAGGATTAAAACCAGATGGGATGCGCTATCAAAACGTTTACCAGTCAGGCTATTTTGTCGGCCGCCTCGATTACGAACAAACCGAATTTCTCCATGGGCCGTTTGAGGAGCTTGACCGCGGCTTTGAATTTTACGCCCCGCAAACGATGCTCGACCGCCATGGACGGCGCATTCTCATCGGCTGGATGGGTGTACCCGACCAAGATGAAGACCGACAGCCAACCGTGCGCCACCGCTGGGTGCATGCCCTTACCTTGCCGCGTGAACTCCGCCTCGTCGACGGCAAGCTGAGACAGACGCCGGTCAGGGAACTGAAACAGTTGCGCAAACAAAAAGTCGCTTATCGAAACGTCGCTGTTGTAAATGAACTGCGGTCATGGCCAGGGATCGAGGGAGACGCGATCGAGCTTCGCCTTGACAATATCGAACTGTTCGGGAGCATGCTGGAAATCCATCTGCGCCATGCCGCCCGTCTCGTTTACAATGGTGATGAAGGCGTGTTGACACTTGAACGAAAAAGCTTCGTGAACGGGCTGACGGAAAAGCGGCAATGCCGCCTGCCGCGCCTTCGTTCGCTACACCTTTTCCTTGATACGTCATCGCTCGAACTGTTCGTCAATGACGGCGAAGAAATGTTCACCGCCCGGTTTTTCCCGCATCCGGATGACCGAACGATTTTATTTGGAGCTCATGGACATCTTCATATGGACATTGAGAAATGGGAATTGTAA
- the pstA gene encoding phosphate ABC transporter permease PstA — protein MNDQATLLHEKTSRLHIRRLTNRLILGVIIIISLAVFFVILALLYTIVRKGLPNINIYFLIGPPEEIDAGGGVGPFLWNSIYILVLSLLLSLPIGIGAGIFLAEYAPNNRIMEWVRGAIESLASVPSIVFGLFGYALFVEYFQIGVTILGASITLALLNLPVLARVSEEAITAVPSTWREASFALGATKAQTIIKTVLPAAKKGILTGISLVACRAFGESAIILLVGGTSSSGEMWDFHLLSEGATLPVHLWYIQSEALVADAQQIAEKTSALLVLMVLFLSFIVRFPLWLSQRKK, from the coding sequence ATGAACGACCAAGCCACCCTACTTCATGAAAAAACGAGCCGGCTCCACATCCGGCGTCTCACGAATCGACTCATACTCGGTGTGATCATCATCATTTCTTTAGCCGTCTTTTTTGTCATTTTAGCCCTTCTTTATACGATTGTGAGAAAAGGACTTCCAAATATTAACATATATTTCCTCATTGGGCCGCCTGAAGAAATTGACGCTGGAGGAGGAGTCGGACCGTTTTTATGGAACTCCATTTATATTCTCGTGCTATCTTTGCTCTTATCATTGCCCATAGGGATCGGGGCAGGTATTTTTCTAGCTGAATATGCTCCAAACAACCGAATCATGGAATGGGTTCGGGGCGCCATTGAAAGCTTGGCATCCGTCCCATCGATCGTGTTCGGTTTATTCGGCTATGCATTGTTCGTGGAATATTTTCAAATCGGCGTCACTATTTTAGGAGCATCCATTACATTGGCATTGCTCAATCTTCCTGTTTTGGCCCGTGTCTCGGAAGAAGCCATCACGGCTGTTCCTTCAACATGGAGGGAAGCCTCCTTTGCTTTGGGCGCGACGAAAGCACAGACGATCATCAAAACCGTACTCCCCGCCGCCAAGAAAGGCATCCTGACCGGCATCAGCCTTGTCGCATGCCGGGCATTCGGCGAATCAGCAATCATTTTGCTAGTCGGCGGAACATCGTCATCTGGGGAGATGTGGGATTTCCATCTGCTCTCTGAAGGGGCGACTCTTCCCGTTCACTTGTGGTACATTCAATCCGAAGCGCTGGTGGCAGACGCACAACAAATTGCCGAGAAAACATCCGCCCTTCTCGTGCTGATGGTGCTGTTCCTTAGCTTCATCGTCCGTTTTCCGCTATGGCTTAGCCAGCGAAAAAAATGA
- the pstC gene encoding phosphate ABC transporter permease subunit PstC translates to MEKRSPDWTDAMNLLTAHRQSRWTVKYAADRFFRFLCLGSVIFLGAVLGAIVLFVSETGFLVFRDVSLSEFFFSSHWDPEHGKYGAAVFIAGTLYLTLLTLLITTPISICVAVFIAEIAPPWLRQWLRTLLDLLVGIPSIVYGYLGATLLIPWIREHTGAPVGDGFLAAALVLSIMILPTITRITDDALCAVPNEWREANYALGGTTFQMIVRVVLPAAKSGIVAAVILGMARAIGETMAVVMVIGNVAQWGFDLVTPSSVLTSHIVMQILNVDFQSTTNHALYMMALLLLMISISLIMIIRRLRLKGGSS, encoded by the coding sequence ATGGAGAAACGATCGCCGGATTGGACTGACGCAATGAACTTGTTAACGGCCCATCGTCAAAGCCGATGGACCGTCAAATATGCTGCCGACCGCTTTTTCCGTTTTCTATGCCTTGGAAGCGTCATATTCCTTGGCGCCGTATTGGGCGCCATCGTCCTATTCGTGAGCGAAACCGGTTTTCTCGTGTTTCGGGACGTATCACTTTCGGAATTTTTCTTCTCCTCCCATTGGGACCCGGAACACGGCAAATATGGAGCCGCCGTTTTTATCGCCGGTACATTGTATTTAACCTTGTTGACTCTGTTGATCACAACGCCGATTTCGATTTGTGTGGCCGTGTTTATCGCGGAAATCGCCCCCCCATGGCTGCGGCAATGGCTTCGCACGCTGCTTGATTTATTGGTCGGCATCCCTTCGATCGTCTATGGCTATTTGGGAGCCACCTTGCTCATTCCATGGATCCGCGAGCACACGGGAGCCCCGGTCGGCGACGGATTTCTCGCCGCTGCTCTCGTTTTATCCATCATGATTTTGCCGACCATCACCCGTATTACTGATGACGCCCTCTGCGCCGTTCCAAACGAATGGCGGGAAGCAAACTATGCGCTTGGGGGAACAACATTCCAAATGATCGTTCGAGTGGTGCTCCCTGCTGCGAAATCAGGCATCGTCGCCGCTGTCATCCTCGGAATGGCACGCGCTATCGGCGAAACGATGGCTGTAGTGATGGTCATCGGCAACGTAGCGCAATGGGGATTTGATTTGGTCACTCCGTCAAGCGTGTTGACTAGCCATATCGTAATGCAAATTTTAAATGTCGATTTTCAATCGACGACAAACCATGCCCTTTATATGATGGCGCTTTTGCTGCTTATGATCTCGATTTCGCTTATTATGATCATTCGCCGGTTGCGCCTGAAAGGAGGATCATCATGA
- a CDS encoding phosphate ABC transporter substrate-binding protein: protein MKRTTLWKRMAAAVLSSALLIGAAFTTQYRADAAEVSGKIVIAGSTALLPLTQQAAKEFKKHHPKVKIVVSGSSSIAGPQSVAKGVATIGACDWDATRAVGGFRAYKGLKAYKIAKIPFAVIVNKNNSVNNLSVQQIQDIYEGKITNWKQVGGKDEEIVVINRAKGSGTRVNFEDKIMDGHAIKTSGDNYKEVQKSGDMVNAVSSNPNAIGFVDLAYVKGGIKAVSINGVKATTANAASGKYVFYGYGYLLTKGEAKGADKAFINYILSKKFQHGSLKKLKFIPVK from the coding sequence ATGAAACGAACTACGCTATGGAAACGGATGGCTGCCGCTGTTCTTTCGTCAGCTTTGCTGATTGGCGCTGCCTTCACGACTCAATACCGTGCTGACGCGGCCGAAGTATCCGGAAAAATTGTGATCGCCGGCTCCACCGCTTTATTGCCGTTAACCCAACAGGCAGCAAAGGAATTTAAAAAGCATCATCCGAAAGTGAAAATTGTCGTCTCCGGCTCCTCGTCCATCGCCGGTCCACAATCCGTCGCCAAAGGCGTCGCGACCATCGGCGCCTGCGATTGGGATGCGACCCGCGCAGTCGGTGGATTTCGTGCTTACAAAGGATTAAAAGCATACAAAATCGCAAAAATTCCGTTCGCTGTCATCGTTAACAAAAACAATTCCGTGAACAATCTATCAGTCCAGCAAATTCAAGACATTTATGAAGGCAAAATCACCAACTGGAAACAAGTCGGCGGGAAAGACGAAGAAATCGTGGTCATCAACCGCGCAAAAGGCTCTGGAACGCGCGTCAACTTTGAAGACAAAATCATGGATGGACATGCCATCAAAACATCCGGAGACAACTACAAAGAAGTACAAAAATCAGGGGATATGGTCAATGCTGTTTCTTCCAATCCAAACGCCATCGGATTTGTCGACTTGGCCTATGTCAAAGGCGGAATTAAAGCGGTGAGCATCAACGGTGTAAAAGCAACAACGGCCAACGCCGCCAGTGGGAAATACGTATTCTACGGCTATGGCTACTTATTGACAAAAGGCGAAGCGAAAGGGGCCGACAAAGCATTTATCAATTATATCCTAAGCAAAAAGTTTCAACACGGCTCTTTGAAAAAACTGAAGTTTATCCCTGTGAAGTAA
- a CDS encoding stalk domain-containing protein — protein sequence MKKIIAGAVMASALLAGSPLPWTSLDGQVYAATSVKPVISRYPVNVNGTLTTIRSLHHSGVALFAASDLAKLFSAKCTYDKAHQRYEIRRTSPAIRIVLQAGQNKAFVNGKHFSLSIAPQRSGKELYIDAKPIAKLLGGQWQTENGIAVVSTSGSFRSFSETWEFDGSPSVIHGVTFHHASFYSVYDIAAAFDAAVHVDKKTSMVKVTKGKRTVLFHPFSYTLNANGKKMNMPIAPFIQKGVPYADLRSIVRALGGDIDGRFIATAGLIKGMSTHPQWVNQNTLLISRPDDSTSLLLDIRSRTAIRSINQMDLTLSPSGKQAAYVDENGHLFIIDLLSNVVKQIGDDDEVKTDFVWSNDGRSLYCIYGSNNEAIAVVSLETGSINKLIDDKVKYKTDLRLSPDGTKLLYTVANEGKTNYTDDQKTDVDSIDTSGTDPQLFLVDLSSANKQPTPLTSSPDNKVNSAFLSNSEIVYVSAIDSETARPSLKRTRNGNEQTLLADQNIIDAVVVKSRIYVAIETNGIYTIRIFDPSTSSWTTMGSTKNEITSIAPSPYDNQIAVTIATENGEKISILRNGRWIDMTK from the coding sequence ATGAAGAAAATCATTGCTGGAGCAGTCATGGCGTCTGCTCTGCTTGCAGGATCGCCCCTGCCGTGGACAAGCCTCGATGGACAGGTTTATGCCGCAACATCAGTCAAACCCGTCATATCCCGTTACCCCGTGAATGTCAATGGGACATTGACGACAATTCGTTCGCTTCACCATTCGGGAGTTGCCTTGTTTGCGGCGAGCGATCTGGCCAAGCTGTTTTCTGCGAAGTGTACGTATGACAAGGCGCATCAAAGATACGAAATCCGTCGGACATCCCCGGCGATACGCATCGTTTTACAAGCCGGGCAAAACAAAGCGTTTGTCAATGGAAAACATTTCTCGTTATCCATCGCACCCCAACGTTCAGGAAAAGAGTTGTACATTGATGCAAAGCCGATCGCTAAACTTTTAGGCGGCCAATGGCAAACGGAGAACGGGATCGCCGTCGTCTCGACGTCTGGCAGCTTCCGTTCATTCAGTGAAACGTGGGAGTTTGACGGCTCTCCGTCCGTTATCCATGGCGTCACCTTTCACCACGCATCTTTTTATTCAGTGTACGATATTGCCGCCGCTTTCGACGCCGCTGTTCACGTTGACAAAAAAACGAGTATGGTGAAAGTAACAAAGGGCAAACGGACGGTTCTCTTCCATCCATTTAGTTATACCTTGAATGCCAACGGCAAAAAGATGAACATGCCTATTGCACCGTTCATCCAAAAAGGGGTGCCGTACGCCGATCTCCGCTCAATCGTCCGCGCATTAGGAGGAGACATCGACGGACGGTTCATCGCCACCGCCGGACTAATCAAAGGAATGAGCACTCATCCGCAATGGGTGAATCAAAACACATTGCTTATCAGTCGACCAGACGATTCCACTTCGCTGCTTTTGGATATTCGTTCGAGAACCGCTATTCGATCCATTAACCAAATGGATCTCACGCTGTCGCCTAGCGGCAAGCAAGCGGCCTATGTCGATGAAAACGGCCATTTGTTTATCATCGATTTGCTCTCCAACGTCGTCAAACAAATCGGCGACGATGACGAAGTGAAAACTGATTTCGTTTGGTCCAACGACGGCCGCTCACTCTATTGCATTTACGGAAGCAACAATGAAGCAATCGCTGTTGTGTCCTTGGAAACAGGCAGCATCAACAAATTGATTGATGACAAAGTGAAATATAAAACGGACCTTCGTCTATCCCCGGATGGAACGAAGCTGTTGTACACCGTTGCCAATGAAGGAAAAACAAACTACACCGACGATCAAAAAACGGATGTTGATTCCATTGATACAAGCGGGACAGATCCGCAGCTGTTTCTCGTGGATCTCTCCTCCGCGAACAAACAGCCGACGCCATTAACCTCGTCGCCGGACAATAAAGTCAACAGTGCATTTCTTTCTAACAGTGAAATCGTATATGTAAGTGCAATCGACAGTGAAACCGCTCGACCGTCATTAAAACGGACTAGAAACGGAAATGAGCAAACGCTGCTTGCCGACCAGAACATCATTGACGCGGTCGTTGTCAAAAGCCGGATCTATGTCGCTATTGAAACGAACGGCATCTACACCATCCGTATCTTCGACCCGTCCACAAGCTCATGGACAACGATGGGAAGTACAAAAAACGAAATCACCTCGATCGCGCCGTCACCATATGACAATCAAATCGCCGTGACGATCGCGACCGAGAACGGGGAAAAAATATCGATTCTCCGCAACGGACGCTGGATCGATATGACAAAATGA
- a CDS encoding MFS transporter encodes MNQTAISQRKLLGIAGLGWLFDAMDVGMLSFLMAALQKDWNLTASQVGWIGSVNSIGMAVGALAFGLLADRIGRKNVFIFTLLLFSLGSGLSALTTTLAAFLALRFLIGMGLGGELPVASTLVSEAVPAKDRGRAVVLLESFWAGGWLLAALISYFVIPAYGWRTALWLSALPALYAIYLRLRLPDSPRFMAAKKEGTVWGNIANVWSAPYRKETTMLWILWFCVVFSYYGMFLWLPSVMVMKGFSLIKSFEYVLVMTLAQLPGYFSAAWLIERAGRKFVLITYLLGTAASAYFFGTAESLAGLMAAGIFLSFFNLGAWGALYAYTPEQYPTSIRATGAGMAAAFGRIGGIFGPLFVGSLVAKGVSVTAIFTLFCLSVLVAVLSVTVLGKETKQQELA; translated from the coding sequence ATGAACCAAACTGCGATTTCCCAGCGCAAGCTGTTAGGCATTGCTGGTCTCGGCTGGCTGTTTGACGCGATGGATGTCGGCATGTTGTCGTTTTTGATGGCCGCCTTGCAAAAAGATTGGAATTTGACGGCCAGCCAAGTCGGCTGGATCGGCAGCGTCAACTCGATCGGCATGGCCGTTGGGGCGCTTGCGTTTGGGCTGCTTGCCGACCGAATCGGCCGGAAAAACGTTTTTATTTTCACATTGTTGCTGTTTTCCCTTGGCAGCGGGCTGTCGGCGCTGACGACGACGTTGGCGGCGTTTTTGGCGCTTCGCTTTTTGATCGGAATGGGGCTTGGCGGCGAGCTGCCGGTCGCGTCAACGCTCGTCTCGGAAGCGGTGCCAGCTAAGGATCGCGGCCGTGCTGTCGTGCTGCTTGAAAGCTTTTGGGCCGGCGGCTGGCTGTTGGCGGCGCTCATTTCCTATTTTGTCATTCCGGCTTATGGCTGGCGGACGGCGTTATGGCTGTCGGCTTTGCCGGCGCTGTACGCCATTTACTTACGCCTCCGGTTGCCTGACTCGCCGCGGTTTATGGCAGCGAAAAAAGAGGGAACGGTATGGGGCAATATCGCCAACGTATGGTCGGCGCCGTACCGGAAGGAAACGACGATGCTTTGGATTCTTTGGTTTTGTGTCGTCTTTTCGTATTACGGCATGTTTTTATGGCTGCCGAGCGTCATGGTCATGAAAGGGTTCAGCTTAATTAAAAGCTTTGAATACGTGCTCGTGATGACGCTCGCCCAGTTGCCCGGCTATTTCAGCGCCGCATGGCTGATCGAGCGGGCCGGGCGGAAATTTGTCTTGATCACGTACTTGCTTGGCACAGCGGCAAGCGCCTACTTTTTCGGCACGGCCGAGTCGCTTGCGGGGTTGATGGCGGCGGGCATTTTCTTGTCATTTTTCAACCTCGGTGCTTGGGGGGCGCTGTACGCCTACACGCCGGAGCAATATCCGACGTCGATCCGCGCGACCGGAGCCGGCATGGCGGCGGCGTTTGGCCGTATCGGCGGCATTTTCGGCCCGCTGTTTGTTGGCTCGCTTGTCGCTAAAGGGGTGTCCGTGACGGCGATTTTCACCCTGTTCTGCCTGTCTGTCCTTGTCGCCGTCCTCTCGGTCACTGTTCTTGGCAAAGAGACGAAGCAACAGGAACTCGCCTAA